One Vibrio taketomensis DNA window includes the following coding sequences:
- the cydC gene encoding heme ABC transporter ATP-binding protein/permease CydC, with translation MRDLIPYLKLYKKHWFGLTLGMILALLTVCASIGLLTLSGWFLSAAAVAGLTIARETFNYMLPGAFVRGFAMGRTAGRWGERVVSHNATFKLLTDLRIFFFKKLAPLVPGKVANLRDADLLNRLIADIDAMDHVYLRLISPMVVGAFGIAALTALLCWFDSTLGLTLGAILLTLLICWPILFYKLGKKNGEELTQNKADLRITTLDWLQGYSELTLFGAEERYRNAIYAAQEKLLKNQFFDAHFAGLAQALLMLANGWTLVLMLWLAADGVAGAQPDPMIALFAFATMASVELMMPIAGAFQHLGKTLTSARRLNEVILAEPDVTFPEQEVDHNQEYSIEYRDVAFTYPDGKASVVNDINLNIGAKQRVAIVGQTGSGKSTLIQLLTRYWDVNQGQLLIAGKPIQQWSESQLRSAITVVSQRVDVLNGSLRDNLILAKPEATDEEISLALHKVGLSKLLESDNPDRNALDAWLGDGGRQLSGGEKRRIGIARALLHNAPILLLDEPTEGLDKQTEQQIMQLFEKHFEDKTVLFITHRLVNLDKMDAVCLIEAGHVVEFGSHHELIKQQGRYYQLNQTL, from the coding sequence ATGCGTGATTTGATCCCTTATCTAAAACTGTACAAAAAACATTGGTTCGGCCTAACACTTGGTATGATTCTGGCGCTGCTTACGGTATGTGCCTCTATCGGGCTACTCACCCTCTCTGGCTGGTTCCTATCAGCGGCAGCGGTTGCAGGGCTTACCATTGCCCGTGAAACCTTTAACTACATGCTGCCTGGTGCATTTGTCCGTGGTTTTGCGATGGGACGTACCGCAGGTCGTTGGGGTGAGCGCGTGGTTAGCCACAACGCAACGTTTAAACTGCTTACAGATCTGCGTATTTTCTTCTTTAAGAAATTAGCACCACTGGTGCCGGGTAAAGTCGCAAACCTTCGTGATGCCGACCTACTCAACCGTTTAATCGCCGATATCGATGCGATGGACCACGTATACTTGCGTCTAATCAGCCCTATGGTGGTTGGCGCCTTTGGTATCGCAGCGCTAACAGCCCTACTTTGTTGGTTTGATAGCACACTTGGCCTCACCTTAGGCGCAATTCTGCTCACGCTGCTAATTTGCTGGCCAATTTTGTTCTACAAACTGGGTAAGAAAAACGGTGAAGAGCTAACGCAAAACAAAGCTGATCTGCGTATTACTACTCTAGATTGGCTGCAAGGCTACAGTGAATTGACACTATTTGGTGCCGAAGAGCGTTACCGTAATGCGATTTATGCGGCACAAGAAAAGCTACTCAAGAATCAGTTTTTCGATGCGCATTTTGCCGGTCTTGCTCAAGCGCTGCTGATGTTGGCAAATGGTTGGACGCTGGTACTGATGTTATGGTTGGCCGCTGATGGCGTCGCGGGTGCACAGCCTGATCCTATGATTGCGCTATTTGCTTTTGCCACCATGGCAAGTGTTGAGTTAATGATGCCGATCGCTGGTGCTTTCCAACACTTGGGTAAAACACTAACTTCTGCTCGTCGCCTCAATGAAGTGATCCTCGCAGAGCCTGATGTGACATTCCCTGAGCAAGAGGTTGATCACAACCAAGAGTACAGTATCGAGTATCGTGACGTTGCCTTCACCTACCCTGACGGCAAAGCATCTGTCGTTAACGACATCAATCTCAACATTGGCGCGAAACAGCGTGTAGCGATTGTCGGTCAAACGGGTTCGGGCAAATCGACGCTTATTCAACTGCTCACTCGCTATTGGGATGTCAACCAAGGTCAATTACTGATTGCGGGCAAACCGATTCAACAATGGAGTGAATCACAGCTGCGCAGCGCAATTACCGTGGTCAGCCAACGTGTGGACGTATTGAACGGCTCATTACGAGACAACCTCATTCTGGCAAAACCAGAGGCGACTGACGAAGAAATTTCCCTTGCCCTACACAAAGTAGGTTTGAGCAAACTGCTTGAAAGCGACAATCCAGATAGAAACGCCCTAGACGCATGGCTAGGTGATGGTGGTCGCCAGTTGTCAGGCGGTGAAAAGCGCCGTATTGGCATCGCTCGAGCGCTTTTACACAACGCGCCAATTCTGCTGTTAGATGAACCGACCGAAGGTTTGGACAAGCAAACTGAACAGCAAATCATGCAGTTGTTTGAAAAACACTTCGAAGATAAAACCGTGCTGTTTATCACCCATCGTCTGGTTAACCTCGACAAGATGGACGCCGTTTGTCTAATTGAAGCCGGCCATGTGGTTGAATTCGGTTCGCACCACGAACTTATCAAACAACAAGGTCGCTACTACCAGCTTAATCAAACTTTGTAA